The Achromobacter deleyi region CCTGAGCTCAACCGTGGGCGCGATGGTTTCCATGCCGTTCTTGGCCAACTCGGCCTGATACCACTTGTTCTTTTCCTGCGACAGCTTCCAGCCGCGCTCCTCGGCTTGTGCGCCGGCCTTCTTCAAGGCTTCCTGCGTGGCGGGGTCCAGCGCCTCGAAGGCCTTCTTGTTGACGATGATGGCGTTCTTGGGCAGCCAGGCCTGCGTGTCGTAGAACTTCTTGATGTACTCGTAGGTCTTGGTGTCATAGCCGGTGGACGCGGACGACATATAGGAATCGATCACGCCGGTTGCCAGCGCCTGGGCCAGCTCGGCCTGCTGCACCGTCACGGGCTGCGCGCCGACCAGTTCGGCGATCTTGGCCGTTACCGGGCTGTAGGCGCGCCATTTCAGGCCCTTCATGTCCGAAATCTGCTTGATGTCCTTGTTGGCGAAGACACCCTGGGGCGGCCATGCGACGGCGTAAAGCAGGGTCATGCCATGTGCCGCCAGCTTCTTTTCCAGGAACGGCTTCTGCGCCTGGTACAGCTTGAACGACGCGTCATAGCCGGTGGCCAGGAAGGGCAGGCCGTCCAATTCGTAGATCGGGTCTTCGTTGGCGAAGTTGGTCAGCAGGATCTCGCCGATCTGCGCCTGGTTGCCTTGTACCGCGCGCTTGATCTCGGGGGCCTTGTACAGCGACGCATTGTTGTGCAGCGTGATCTTCAGCTTGCCGTCCGACAGCGTGTCCACGTCCTTGACGAAGGAGGTCAGGTTCTCGACGT contains the following coding sequences:
- a CDS encoding TRAP transporter substrate-binding protein, with protein sequence MYKKISLLTGGILLAFSAGAQAQTKWDLPSAYPASNFHVENLTSFVKDVDTLSDGKLKITLHNNASLYKAPEIKRAVQGNQAQIGEILLTNFANEDPIYELDGLPFLATGYDASFKLYQAQKPFLEKKLAAHGMTLLYAVAWPPQGVFANKDIKQISDMKGLKWRAYSPVTAKIAELVGAQPVTVQQAELAQALATGVIDSYMSSASTGYDTKTYEYIKKFYDTQAWLPKNAIIVNKKAFEALDPATQEALKKAGAQAEERGWKLSQEKNKWYQAELAKNGMETIAPTVELREGLSVIGKRMLEDWLKKAGADGQAMIDAYKKQ